A single region of the Aeromonas hydrophila subsp. hydrophila ATCC 7966 genome encodes:
- the queF gene encoding NADPH-dependent 7-cyano-7-deazaguanine reductase QueF (Catalyzes the NADPH-dependent reduction of 7-cyano-7-deazaguanine (preQ0) to 7-aminomethyl-7-deazaguanine (preQ1) in queuosine biosynthesis): MSKQERYAGASALQGLSLGQQSAYISQYTPALLQPVPRSLNRDDLGLGGELPFQGCDVWTLYELSWLNARGKPMVAVGEVSVPATSANLIESKSFKLYLNSFNQTRCDSLEAVQAMLVKDLSACAGSDVSVTLFPLAQAPHHIAALPGECIDEQDIAVDCYEFDADLLQGAAGSQEVEETLHSHLLKSNCLVTSQPDWGSVVIHYRGPQLDREKLLRYLISFRQHNEFHEQCIERIFTDLKHFCRPSQLTVYARYTRRGGLDINPFRSDWEVVPANLRLIRQ; encoded by the coding sequence ATGAGCAAACAAGAGAGATACGCCGGAGCCAGCGCCCTGCAGGGGCTGAGCCTGGGTCAACAGTCGGCCTACATCAGTCAGTACACCCCGGCCCTGCTGCAGCCGGTGCCCCGCAGCCTGAACCGCGACGACCTCGGTCTTGGCGGCGAGCTGCCGTTCCAGGGTTGCGACGTCTGGACCCTGTACGAGCTCTCCTGGCTCAATGCCAGGGGCAAGCCCATGGTCGCCGTCGGCGAGGTCTCGGTGCCCGCCACCAGTGCGAACCTCATCGAATCCAAGTCGTTCAAGCTCTATCTCAACTCCTTCAACCAGACCCGCTGCGACTCGCTGGAAGCGGTGCAGGCCATGCTGGTCAAGGACTTGAGCGCCTGTGCCGGTAGCGACGTGAGCGTCACCCTGTTCCCGCTGGCCCAGGCTCCGCACCACATTGCCGCCCTGCCGGGCGAGTGCATCGACGAACAGGACATCGCCGTGGACTGTTACGAGTTCGATGCCGACCTGCTGCAAGGTGCGGCCGGCAGCCAGGAGGTGGAGGAGACCCTGCACAGCCACCTGCTCAAGTCCAACTGCCTGGTGACCAGCCAGCCGGACTGGGGATCCGTGGTGATCCACTATCGCGGCCCACAGCTGGACCGGGAAAAACTGCTGCGCTACCTCATCTCGTTTCGCCAGCACAACGAGTTCCACGAGCAGTGCATCGAGCGGATCTTCACCGATCTCAAGCACTTCTGCCGCCCGAGCCAGCTGACGGTCTACGCCCGCTACACCCGCCGCGGCGGCCTGGACATCAACCCGTTTCGCAGCGACTGGGAAGTGGTGCCGGCCAACCTGCGCCTGATCCGGCAATAA
- a CDS encoding DUF3549 family protein, translating to MSTINTLTEFLTQADTQFQLFDMGRQVRPLASDTFERIEQQQEPYPWPLQQHAWLGVHFFQPAESRHYLWFLKFALDERGLLIASGPKHFMDQVVETLGYKLTGDLDEEKAQRLAENPYTFRPAEAKMASLHAKLARQLEQAPSTYFEGLCHYLAAPTPEGWQTLGVQGFADLAERLQDERNLALVCKALPKLPQEPLYALCQSLENAPLPPAVQGALFERIGKEQECAEPNAETLAYLCRALASCNGSSMRTNKLLTLLQTQPSPALLLAIAGRLWPDLKDAGLLSLFLEQLALQPTQFFNQVFAELVTLPALRNDMLARLRDPERSDALGQAIGRLFASA from the coding sequence ATGTCCACCATCAATACGCTGACCGAATTCTTGACTCAGGCCGACACCCAGTTTCAACTGTTCGACATGGGCCGCCAGGTGCGACCACTGGCGAGCGACACCTTCGAGCGCATCGAGCAGCAGCAGGAGCCCTACCCCTGGCCCCTGCAGCAGCACGCCTGGCTAGGCGTCCACTTCTTCCAGCCGGCCGAATCCCGTCACTACCTGTGGTTTCTCAAGTTTGCCCTCGACGAGCGCGGTCTGCTCATCGCCAGCGGCCCCAAACACTTCATGGATCAGGTGGTGGAAACCCTGGGCTACAAGCTGACCGGCGATCTCGACGAAGAGAAGGCCCAGCGTCTGGCGGAGAACCCCTACACCTTCCGCCCGGCCGAGGCCAAGATGGCCAGCCTGCACGCCAAACTGGCCCGTCAGCTGGAGCAGGCCCCCTCGACCTACTTCGAGGGGCTCTGCCACTATCTGGCGGCCCCGACGCCAGAGGGATGGCAGACCCTTGGCGTACAGGGTTTTGCCGATCTCGCTGAGCGGCTGCAGGATGAACGCAACCTGGCGCTGGTGTGCAAGGCGCTGCCAAAACTGCCGCAAGAGCCGCTCTACGCCCTTTGTCAGAGCCTGGAAAACGCCCCGTTGCCGCCGGCCGTGCAGGGCGCCCTGTTCGAGCGCATCGGCAAGGAGCAGGAGTGTGCCGAGCCCAATGCCGAGACCCTGGCCTACCTGTGCCGGGCACTGGCCTCCTGCAATGGCAGCAGCATGCGCACCAACAAGCTGCTGACCCTGCTGCAAACCCAGCCAAGCCCGGCCCTGCTGCTGGCCATCGCCGGCCGGCTCTGGCCCGATCTGAAGGATGCCGGCCTGCTCAGCCTGTTCCTGGAACAGCTGGCCCTGCAGCCGACCCAGTTCTTCAATCAGGTATTTGCCGAGCTGGTGACCCTGCCGGCCCTGCGCAATGATATGCTGGCCAGGCTGCGCGACCCCGAGCGCAGCGACGCCCTGGGCCAGGCCATCGGTCGCCTGTTCGCCTCGGCCTGA
- a CDS encoding Zn-ribbon-containing protein gives MYILELCFECYRDTSLVEAERAIVNYLDMLRYQGQILGREFPTSMHEGYFVSRVVCPEQDSLHPDNQSEQVKLAEQQLNQAGLLAPKLQLQGADLLSDSTDPCGHDGERPSWMLLYTSFLHTCSPLRCGDHFAPIPLYRLPAVANGDHKQIIKWQEDWEACDQLQMNGSIAEHAALHEIGEVGSRLQRRGSDLGKRLEALTGIPTYYYLYRVGGRSAAEEKARPCPSCGGEWALAEPLHEIFDFKCDPCRLVANLSWDFKD, from the coding sequence ATGTACATCCTTGAACTCTGCTTTGAGTGCTATCGCGACACCTCGCTAGTCGAGGCCGAGCGGGCCATCGTCAATTACCTCGACATGCTGCGCTATCAGGGCCAGATCCTCGGCCGGGAGTTCCCCACCAGCATGCACGAGGGCTATTTCGTCAGCCGGGTGGTCTGCCCGGAGCAGGACAGCCTGCACCCGGACAACCAGAGCGAGCAGGTCAAGCTGGCCGAGCAGCAGCTCAATCAAGCCGGCCTGCTCGCCCCCAAACTCCAGTTGCAGGGGGCGGATTTGCTCTCCGACAGCACCGACCCTTGCGGTCATGATGGTGAGCGCCCCAGCTGGATGCTGCTCTACACCAGCTTCCTGCACACCTGCTCGCCGCTGCGCTGCGGTGACCACTTCGCCCCCATCCCGCTCTATCGGCTGCCGGCCGTCGCCAACGGCGATCACAAGCAGATCATCAAGTGGCAGGAGGATTGGGAGGCGTGCGATCAGCTGCAGATGAACGGCTCCATCGCCGAGCATGCGGCGCTGCATGAAATCGGTGAAGTGGGCAGCCGGCTCCAGCGCCGTGGCAGCGATCTTGGCAAGCGGCTGGAAGCCCTGACCGGCATCCCCACCTACTACTACCTCTACCGGGTGGGCGGCCGGAGTGCGGCCGAGGAGAAAGCCCGTCCCTGTCCGAGCTGCGGCGGCGAGTGGGCGCTGGCCGAACCCTTGCACGAGATCTTCGACTTCAAGTGCGATCCCTGCCGGCTGGTCGCCAACCTCTCCTGGGATTTCAAGGACTGA
- the syd gene encoding SecY-interacting protein, whose amino-acid sequence MSDQVLSALEHFFLRWQRDGEARRGLPLCEWEADWRSPCELDEPKEGRVAWRPHRRAEPADFTAMNEALELTLHPAAQALFGGWFSRPVPCLYKGLRLEFVLPWNEADLDLLKENLIGHLLMLRKLKRSPSLFIATTRNEMTLVSLDNESGQVWLEWLDSGRRLVLAPSLPAFLERLETLPQ is encoded by the coding sequence ATGTCGGATCAAGTCTTGTCTGCCCTGGAACACTTTTTTTTGCGCTGGCAGCGCGACGGCGAGGCGAGGCGAGGGCTGCCCCTGTGTGAGTGGGAGGCAGACTGGCGCTCCCCCTGCGAGCTGGATGAGCCCAAGGAGGGGCGGGTGGCCTGGCGCCCGCATCGGCGCGCCGAGCCCGCCGATTTCACGGCGATGAACGAGGCGCTCGAGCTGACCCTGCATCCGGCCGCGCAGGCCCTGTTTGGTGGCTGGTTCAGCCGCCCTGTGCCCTGCCTCTACAAGGGGTTGCGGCTCGAGTTTGTGCTGCCCTGGAACGAGGCGGATCTCGACTTGCTCAAGGAGAACCTCATCGGTCACCTGCTGATGCTGCGCAAGTTGAAGCGCTCACCCTCTTTGTTCATCGCCACCACCCGCAACGAGATGACGCTGGTGTCGCTCGACAACGAGAGCGGGCAGGTGTGGCTGGAGTGGCTCGATTCGGGTCGTCGGTTGGTGCTGGCCCCCTCATTGCCGGCGTTCCTCGAGCGGTTGGAGACCCTGCCGCAATAA
- a CDS encoding DUF2789 domain-containing protein produces MEFLTHDLAALFAQLGLANDELSLHRFIHEHRLDNQTLLPEAPFWNRAQADFLRDALWNDADWSEAIDELDVLLRRPD; encoded by the coding sequence ATGGAATTCCTGACCCACGATCTGGCCGCCCTGTTTGCCCAGCTGGGGCTGGCCAACGACGAGCTGAGCCTGCACCGCTTCATTCACGAGCACCGCTTGGACAACCAGACCCTGCTGCCGGAAGCCCCCTTCTGGAACCGCGCCCAGGCCGACTTTCTGCGCGATGCCCTGTGGAACGATGCGGACTGGTCGGAAGCCATCGACGAACTGGACGTGCTGCTGCGCCGGCCCGACTGA
- a CDS encoding DUF3301 domain-containing protein, which produces MGEMFAILLLILGAGAFWHQRRQAELAWQYMRRYCQHHDLQLLSLARSHRALAHQPLRLLTYYEFEFSSDGESHYLGQLRMQGLQVVGVELPPHRVPTL; this is translated from the coding sequence ATGGGTGAAATGTTCGCAATCTTGCTGCTTATCCTCGGTGCCGGTGCCTTCTGGCACCAGCGGCGTCAGGCCGAGCTCGCCTGGCAATACATGCGCCGCTACTGCCAGCATCACGACCTGCAACTGCTGTCGCTGGCCCGTAGCCACCGTGCGCTGGCCCACCAGCCGCTGCGGCTGCTCACCTATTACGAGTTTGAATTCTCCAGCGATGGCGAGAGCCACTATCTGGGGCAACTGCGCATGCAGGGGCTGCAGGTGGTCGGTGTCGAGCTGCCACCCCACCGGGTGCCCACCCTGTAA
- a CDS encoding YqcC family protein, protein MNQYLLVAGLLGELTAELQRLERWQAAHPGEEALASELPFCVDTLSFDQWLQFVLIPRMEQLVLLQAPLPSSVSLYPMASEVYKEELAEVEALLRLIARFDLLLSGKVVEQ, encoded by the coding sequence ATGAATCAATATCTGCTGGTAGCCGGCCTGTTGGGTGAACTGACCGCCGAGCTGCAACGTCTGGAACGCTGGCAAGCGGCCCATCCGGGTGAAGAGGCCCTGGCCAGCGAGCTGCCATTTTGCGTCGATACCCTGAGCTTCGATCAGTGGCTGCAGTTCGTGCTGATCCCGCGTATGGAGCAGCTGGTGCTGCTGCAGGCGCCGCTGCCCAGCAGCGTCTCCCTCTATCCCATGGCCAGCGAAGTCTACAAGGAGGAGCTGGCCGAGGTTGAAGCCCTGCTGCGCCTGATCGCCCGCTTCGATCTGCTGCTCTCCGGCAAAGTGGTTGAGCAATGA